TACCCTCTACGGCGCCACCTTTATGAGTCTGGCACCTGAGCATCCCAAGGCGCTGGCCTTGACGACCGACGAACAGCGCGATGCGGTGGAGGCATTTATTGCCAAAGTGCGCACGCAGGATAAGAAGAAACGCACCAGTGAAGATTTTGAGAAAGAGGGTGTGTTTACCGGTTCCTACTGTATCAACCCGGTCACCCGGCGTAAGATGCCGATCTATTTGGCTAACTTCGTGCTGATGGATTACGGCACCGGCGCGGTTATGGCGGTTCCGACCCATGACCAGCGTGACTTTGAGTTTGCCCAGAAATACGATCTGCCGCTGGTGGTGGTCATTCAGCCCGAAGACCAGCCTCTCGATCCGGCAACCATGACCGAAGCCTGGACCGGCCCTGGCAAAATGATCAATTCGGATCGTTTCAATGGCCTCGACAATGAGGCTGCCAAAGAGCAGATTGCCGACTACCTGAATAAAGAGGGGATTGGCGACAAAACCGTTAATTTCCGTCTGCGCGATTGGGGTGTCTCCCGCCAGCGCTACTGGGGGACGCCGATTCCGATCATTTACTGTGATCAGTGCGGTGTGGTTCCGGTACCGGAAAAAGACCTGCCGGTTGTCCTGCCGACCGATGTCGAATTTACCGGTGAAGGTGGCAGCCCACTGGCCAAGCACAAAGAATTCTATACCGTCAGTTGTCCGCAATGCGGTGAAGTCGCACGTCGCGAAACCGATACCTTTGACACCTTTGTTGAAAGTTCCTGGTATTTTGCGCGTTATGCGTGTCCTGATTTTGCTTCAGGGCCTATTGATCGGGCCGCAGCGGAATATTGGCTGCCCGTCGATCAATACATCGGCGGTGTTGAACACGCGGTTATGCATCTGCTCTATGCCCGATTCTTCACCAAGGTGATGCGCGATCTCGGGCTGATGAATGTTAATGAACCGTTCACCAACTTGCTGACTCAGGGGATGGTGTGCAAGGAAACCCAGTCCTGCCCTGAACATGGCTGGCTGTATCCTGAGCAGGTGGAAGACGGTAAGTGCACCAAGTGTGGCAAGCCGGTGACCATTGGCCGCACCGAGAAAATGAGCAAGTCGAAGATGAATGTTGTTGACCCCGACAAGCTCATTGCGACCTATGGCGCTGATACCGCTCGCCTGTTCTCGCTGTTTGCCGCTCCGCCTGAAAAGGATCTGGAGTGGAATGATCAGAGTGTTGAAGGCTGCTACCGTTTCCTTAACCGGGTGTGGCGGGCCGTCTATGACAATCAGGAGATCTTCAAAACCGCTGGAGCGCCCGAGATGGACGGCGACGCCAAAACCTTGCGGCGGATTACCCATCGCACCATTAAAAAGGTCACTGAGGATATTGACGGACGTTTCCATTTTAATACCGCAATCGCTGCCGTGATGGAGCTGGTTAATGCGATTTACGGCTTTGACAAAAAGTCCGACTATCCTGGCGCGGTGAAGGAAGCTCTGGAAACCACCGTTCGTCTGTTGGCGCCGTTTGTTCCACATATTACGGAAGAACTCTGGAGCAATCTTGGCCACGAAGAAGACCTCGAGAGCGCCGGGTGGCCTGCGTACGATACGGCTGCCATGGTGGAAGATGAAAAACTCATTGTCATCCAGGTGAACGGCAAGGTGCGTTCTAAAATTACGGTTTCCGCATCTGCCAGTAAAGAAGAAGTGGAAAAAACCGCTCTAGCTGACGAAACCGTTCAACGTTTTATTGGTGACGGCACTGTTCGTAAGGTGATTGTCGTTCCTGGTAAACTGGTGAATGTGGTGGCATCATGATGCGT
This is a stretch of genomic DNA from uncultured Desulfuromonas sp.. It encodes these proteins:
- the leuS gene encoding leucine--tRNA ligase; the protein is MEERYEPIGIELAWQKAWADANKFAVSEQSDKEKFYLLEMFPYPSGRIHMGHVRNYSIGDVVARFKRLQGFNVLHPMGWDAFGMPAENAAIQHGIHPAKWTVENIANMRLQLKRMGLSYDWNREFATCDVDYYKWEQLIFLKMFEKGLAYKKSSSVNWCPTCQTVLANEQVEDDGCWRCGTVVEDKELDQWFFKITNYAQELLDEIEKMDGWPDSVLTMQRNWIGRSTGCEIAFPLENTLDKINVFTTRQDTLYGATFMSLAPEHPKALALTTDEQRDAVEAFIAKVRTQDKKKRTSEDFEKEGVFTGSYCINPVTRRKMPIYLANFVLMDYGTGAVMAVPTHDQRDFEFAQKYDLPLVVVIQPEDQPLDPATMTEAWTGPGKMINSDRFNGLDNEAAKEQIADYLNKEGIGDKTVNFRLRDWGVSRQRYWGTPIPIIYCDQCGVVPVPEKDLPVVLPTDVEFTGEGGSPLAKHKEFYTVSCPQCGEVARRETDTFDTFVESSWYFARYACPDFASGPIDRAAAEYWLPVDQYIGGVEHAVMHLLYARFFTKVMRDLGLMNVNEPFTNLLTQGMVCKETQSCPEHGWLYPEQVEDGKCTKCGKPVTIGRTEKMSKSKMNVVDPDKLIATYGADTARLFSLFAAPPEKDLEWNDQSVEGCYRFLNRVWRAVYDNQEIFKTAGAPEMDGDAKTLRRITHRTIKKVTEDIDGRFHFNTAIAAVMELVNAIYGFDKKSDYPGAVKEALETTVRLLAPFVPHITEELWSNLGHEEDLESAGWPAYDTAAMVEDEKLIVIQVNGKVRSKITVSASASKEEVEKTALADETVQRFIGDGTVRKVIVVPGKLVNVVAS